The Setaria italica strain Yugu1 chromosome IX, Setaria_italica_v2.0, whole genome shotgun sequence genome has a window encoding:
- the LOC101777974 gene encoding uncharacterized protein OsI_031781 — protein MAKILLLLSLTFAIVAAEASTQPLSPATKKSIDDLTLLFQEVIDSINTATPPAKKPEATRASSKHIHTAELDVAKAAKAGDEKKLAHLILSYRMASTMVIHAPPAEKLKVMEDTFNSAAAPNALECPNIDKAYCETRSKLNTAILGVVAAASPEQKKLGDKDSTLPKSMHTAISTINKAYADGDDKEIARVLAAYNKAADSVIAAPPSDKLKVMKSTFKHAAASGA, from the coding sequence ATGGCGAAGATCCTCTTGTTATTGTCCCTAACTTTTGCTATCGTAGCTGCAGAAGCCTCTACGCAACCACTATCCCCTGCCACCAAAAAGTCCATTGACGACTTGACCTTGTTGTTCCAAGAGGTTATCGATTCCATCAACACCGCCACCCCGCCGGCCAAGAAGCCAGAAGCCACACGTGCCTCTTCGAAGCACATCCACACTGCAGAATTAGATGTCGCCAAGGCCGCCAAGGCAGGAGACGAGAAGAAACTCGCCCACCTCATCCTTTCCTACCGTATGGCTTCTACTATGGTCATCCATGCGCCGCCGGCCGAGAAGCTCAAGGTAATGGAGGACACCTTCAACTCGGCAGCTGCACCAAACGCATTAGAGTGCCCCAACATCGACAAGGCCTACTGCGAGACGCGCTCCAAGTTGAACACGGCCATCCTTGGGGTCGTCGCAGCCGCCTCACCAGAGCAGAAGAAGCTGGGGGACAAAGATTCTACTTTACCGAAATCAATGCATACCGCTATCTCAACTATCAACAAGGCGTATGCGGATGGAGACGACAAGGAAATCGCTCGAGTCCTTGCTGCCTACAACAAGGCAGCCGATTCGGTCATTGCAGCCCCTCCTTCTGATAAGCTTAAAGTGATGAAGTCAACTTTCAAACATGCAGCGGCCAGCGGCGCATGA